The proteins below are encoded in one region of Vulpes lagopus strain Blue_001 chromosome 10, ASM1834538v1, whole genome shotgun sequence:
- the SHBG gene encoding sex hormone-binding globulin: MDCRGPLATLPGWLLLLLLLLPPPGHQGLALRQGLSTQRIQDLPSVHLSNGSGGEPVTVMTFNFTKIKKSSSSFELRTWDPEGVIFYGDTNSKDDWFVLGLRDGRPEIQLHNHLAQLTVSAGPRLDDGTWHQVEVKILEDSLLLTVDGEEVLRLRQVSGPPATNKPQSIIRIALGGLLFPISNLHLPLVPALDGCVRQGNWLDPQAQTSESTPASSLRSCAVQSQPGTFFPPGTRAEFSLQDIPQPHAEPWAFSLDLGFQLAAGSGHLLALGTPENPSWLSLYLQDQKMVLSSGSGLELDLPLVLGLPLQLKLAVSRVVLTQGYKKEILALPALHFDFLLNLWAQPQGLLFLGALPGEASSASFCLDGLWAQGQKLDMDRALRRSQDIWTHSCPQIPSNGTDTTH, from the exons ATGGACTGCAGAGGCCCGCTGGCCACattgcctgggtggctgttgctactgctgctgctgcttccaccTCCCGGCCACCAGGGACTGGCCCTGAGACAGGGTCTCTCCACTCAG aGGATACAGGACCTCCCTTCTGTGCACCTCAGCAACGGCTCAGGAGGAGAGCCTGTCACTGTCATGACCTTCAACTTTACCAAGATCAAGAA AAGCTCTTCCTCCTTTGAGCTTCGAACCTGGGATCCAGAGGGAGTGATTTTTTATGGCGATACCAACTCAAAGGATGACTGGTTTGTGCTAGGACTTCGAGATGGCAGGCCTGAGATCCAACTGCACAATCACTTGGCCCAGCTTACAGTGAGTGCTGGGCCTCGGCTAGATGATGGCACGTGGCATCAG GTGGAAGTGAAGATCCTTGAGGATTCACTGCTATTGACtgtggatggggaggaggtgcTGCGCCTGAGACAGGTCTCTGGGCCTCCAGCCACCAACAAACCCCAGTCCATCATCAGAATTGCACTGGGGGGACTGCTGTTTCCCATCTCCAACCTCCATTTGCCG CTGGTCCCTGCCCTAGATGGCTGCGTGCGCCAGGGTAATTGGCTGGACCCACAGGCTCAGACCTCAGAGTCTACCCCTGCTAGTAGCCTCAGAAGCTGTGCTGTCCAGTCCCAACCTGGAACGTTCTTCCCTCCAGGAACTCGTGCAGAATTCAGTCTCCAAG ACATTCCCCAGCCTCACGCAGAGCCCTGGGCCTTCTCTCTGGACTTGGGATTCCAGCTGGCAGCAGGTTCCGGCCACCTCCTTGCCCTGGGGACCCCAGAAAACCCTTCCTGGCTCAGCCTCTATCTCCAAGACCAA AAGATGGTGCTGTCCTCTGGGTCAGGGCTGGAGCTGGATCTGCCCTTGGTCTTGGGACTCCCTCTTCAGCTGAAGCTGGCTGTGTCCAGGGTGGTCTTGACCCAGGGTTATAAGAAGGAGATCCTTGCTCTGCCTGCCTTGCACTTTGACTTCCTCCTCAACCTGtgggcccagccccaggggctcCTATTCCTGGGAGCTCTGCCAG GAGAGGCTTCTTCTGCCTCCTTTTGCTTGGATGGCCTTTGGGCACAAGGCCAGAAGCTGGACATGGACCGGGCCCTTAGACGAAGTCAGGACATCTGGACTCACAGCTGTCCCCAGATCCCAAGCAATGGCACTGACACCACCCATTAA
- the ATP1B2 gene encoding sodium/potassium-transporting ATPase subunit beta-2, whose amino-acid sequence MVIQKEKKSCGQVVEEWKEFVWNPRTHQFMGRTGTSWAFILLFYLVFYGFLTAMFTLTMWVMLQTVSDHIPKYQDRLATPGLMIRPKTENLDVIVNVSDTESWDQHVQKLNKFLEPYNDSIQAQKNDVCRPGHYYEQPDNGVLNYPKRACQFNRTQLGDCSGIGDPTHYGYSTGQPCVFIKMNRVINFYAGANQSMNVTCVGKRDEDAENLGNFVMFPANGNIDLMYFPYYGKRFHVNYTQPLVAVKFLNVTPNVEVNVECRINAANIATDDERDKFAGRVAFKLRINKT is encoded by the exons ATGGTcatccagaaggagaagaagagctGCGGGCAGGTGGTTGAGGAGTGGAAGGAGTTCGTGTGGAACCCAAGGACGCACCAGTTCATGGGCCGCACCGGGACCAGTTGGG CCTTCATCCTCCTCTTCTACCTCGTCTTCTATGGCTTCCTCACGGCTATGTTCACCCTCACCATGTGGGTCATGCTGCAGACCGTGTCTGACCATATCCCCAAGTATCAGGACCGGCTGGCCACACCGG GCTTGATGATTCGCCCCAAGACCGAGAATCTCGATGTCATTGTCAATGTCAGTGACACTGAAAGCTGGGACCAGCACGTTCAGAAGCTGAACAAGTTCTTGGAGC CTTACAACGATTCCATCCAAGCCCAAAAGAATGATGTCTGCCGCCCTGGACACTATTATGAACAGCCGGATAATGGAGTTCTCAACTACCCAAAGCGTGCCTGCCAGTTCAACCGGACCCAGCTGGGGGACTGCTCTGGCATTGGGGACCCTACCCACTATGGGTATAGCACGGGGCAGCCCTGTGTCTTCATCAAGATGAACCGG gtCATCAACTTCTATGCAGGAGCAAATCAGAGCATGAATGTTACCTGTGTGGGGAAG CGAGATGAAGATGCTGAGAATCTTGGCAACTTTGTCATGTTCCCTGCTAATGGCAACATCGACCTCATGTACTTCCCCTACTATGGCAAAAGGTTCCAT GTGAACTACACGCAGCCCCTGGTGGCTGTGAAGTTCCTGAACGTGACCCCCAATGTGGAGGTGAATGTGGAGTGCCGAATCAACGCCGCCAACATCGCCACAGATGATGAGCGAGACAAGTTCGCTGGCCGTGTGGCCTTCAAACTCCGCATCAACAAAACCTGA
- the SAT2 gene encoding thialysine N-epsilon-acetyltransferase, translating into MAGVQMASVRIREAKEGDCGHILRLIRELAEYEKLSDQVKISEEALRADGFGEKPFYHCLVAELLPALGEPQGPCVVGYGLYYFIYSTWKGRNVYLEDIYVMPEYRGQGIGSQIIKKVAQVALNKGCSQFRLAVLDWNKSAMDLYKALGAQDLTETEGWHSFRFEGEVMRELAGK; encoded by the exons ATGGCGGGGGTCCAGATGGCTTCCGTGCGGATCCGAGAGGCCAAGGAGGGAGACTGCGGACACATCCTGAGACTGATTCGG GAACTGGCCGAGTACGAGAAACTCTCGGACCAGGTGAAGATCAGCGAGGAAG ccctgaGAGCAGATGGCTTCGGAGAGAAACCTTTCTATCACTGTTTGGTGGCGGAGCTTCTCCCCGCCCTCGGGGAGCCGCAGG GGCCCTGTGTGGTGGGCTATGGGCTGTACTACTTCATCTATAGCACGTGGAAGGGGCGCAACGTTTATCTGGAAGACATCTACGTGATGCCCGAATATCGGG GTCAAGGGATTGGctcccaaataataaaaaaggtgGCTCAG GTGGCCCTGAACAAGGGCTGCTCCCAGTTCCGCCTCGCCGTGCTGGACTGGAACAAATCAGCCATGGATTTGTACAAGGCCCTAGGAGCCCAGGATCTGACGGAAACTGAGGGCTGGCACTCCTTTCGCTTCGAAGGAGAGGTGATGAGGGAGCTGGCAGGAAAGTGA